In one Pseudomonas sp. SCA2728.1_7 genomic region, the following are encoded:
- a CDS encoding DUF3649 domain-containing protein: protein MKGKLATLPMSYRLAVTSRVLAAVFGGYLVAALASVTLTLWLPLSRAEAVVTGMTISFLVYLVAVLWCFACRTAWSAWVGLLVPSVILATISGAARGLGLA, encoded by the coding sequence ATGAAAGGCAAACTCGCCACACTTCCCATGTCCTATCGTCTGGCCGTCACCTCTCGGGTGCTGGCCGCGGTGTTTGGCGGCTATCTCGTCGCGGCGCTGGCCAGTGTCACCCTGACGCTGTGGCTGCCGTTGAGCCGAGCCGAAGCGGTGGTGACTGGCATGACCATTTCCTTTCTGGTCTATCTGGTGGCGGTGCTCTGGTGTTTTGCCTGCCGTACGGCGTGGTCGGCCTGGGTTGGCTTGCTGGTGCCGAGCGTGATTCTGGCAACCATTTCCGGCGCGGCACGTGGATTGGGCCTGGCATGA